ctttccctccagcaccGTGCCCTCAGCAGGGCCCCGGGGGTTCTCTGTAGGTCTCGGTGACTGTCGGACACCTCAGAGACCCCTAAATCCCCCTCCGGAGAAGAGGAACCTCCCCATGACCCGCACCCAGCTCACCCTGAAGCTCTCGGGGTCCACGTGCAGCTTCTCGCAGTGGAGTTTGCTCAGTTGAGCAAAGCATCTCTTGATGCTGTCCAGGTTCTTGACGGCCTCCCCGAAGGAGGTGAGCACCTTcttgccatgggcacggacctTGGGGTTGCCCACGATGGCCGTGGGGCTGGACAGGTTCCCGAAGGAAGAGAAGAACCTCTGTGTCCAGGGGTAGACGATCAGCAGCCTGCGGGGACACGAGGCACGGGCACGTTAATGCTCCCGAAGGGAAGCGCCGCGGCTCCTGTGCCCGCGGTGCAGACCCCAGGGGCTGGACCTACCTGCCCAGGGCCTCGGCTCCGCATTCAGCCACGTTGACCTTGCCCCAGAGACTGGCAATGAGCTGCTTCTCCTCGGCTGTCCAGTGCACCATGGTGGCGGCGGAGGCTTTCCCTGCGGCTTCCCTGAACAATGGAGGAAACGGAGCCAGGGTCTGCCCAGGGATTTTTATACACCAGTAATGGCCTGTGCTAATCCCAGTTCACGGAGCCATTGACTGGGGCTGCAAAAGGAAAGACAGTGATTTTGGATGCTGTCCAAGGGGAAAAGAGGCCCTTTCCCCCCTCTGTCTTTGAGTGGACAAGCATCACCGCATCCCCATGCACTTGTGTTCACAGCCCATGTGCAGGCTGAGCTGCCTGTGTGGCTCCTCCCCAGTCCAGGCATCCGATATTGCAGAGGTAGCTGGAGGCTGGGGGCTGAACATGGGGTGCAGAGCCAAGAAGACACACACTGATGTTCAAAGAGTTTGTAATCTCCTCCTTGAATGTGTTTTCAGACCCTTAATGGTACCCTGCACTCCTGGGACACAACCTGAACCTGTCTCGTTGGGCATCTTCCACCCCAGCTCAAAGGACCAGAAGCTCACTGGGAACCAAGGATTGAATGATCACCCCAAATCTAGGCTCCAAGCTTTAAATGCAAAAGTCTCCTTTCTTATCTGCCCTAGCAAAGAGCTTCAGAGTTGTTGTCCATCGTCATTGGagggccatggagctgctgcgagggctggagcagctctgccctggagccaggctgagagagctgggctggggcagcctggacaagagaaggctcctgaaggggagacctgagagcagctccagtgcctaaaggggctgcagggaacctggagaggggcttgggacaagggcctgtagggccaggccaaggggaatggcttgaacctgcccgaggggagactgagatgagctcttaggcagaagctcttccctgtgagggtgctgaggcgctggcacagggtgcccagagaagctgtggctgccccatccctggcagtgct
This Lathamus discolor isolate bLatDis1 chromosome 4, bLatDis1.hap1, whole genome shotgun sequence DNA region includes the following protein-coding sequences:
- the LOC136014164 gene encoding hemoglobin subunit beta-like isoform X2, coding for MVHWTAEEKQLIASLWGKVNVAECGAEALGRLLIVYPWTQRFFSSFGNLSSPTAIVGNPKVRAHGKKVLTSFGEAVKNLDSIKRCFAQLSKLHCEKLHVDPESFRVSWVRVMGRFLFSGGGFRGL
- the LOC136014164 gene encoding hemoglobin subunit beta-like isoform X1 → MVHWTAEEKQLIASLWGKVNVAECGAEALGRLLIVYPWTQRFFSSFGNLSSPTAIVGNPKVRAHGKKVLTSFGEAVKNLDSIKRCFAQLSKLHCEKLHVDPESFRHCGLHHQEAPALPCWGFGWTKLIQQTGLEKPFGIPQCSHCPTATPAPWH
- the LOC136014164 gene encoding hemoglobin subunit beta-like isoform X3 — encoded protein: MVHWTAEEKQLIASLWGKVNVAECGAEALGRLLIVYPWTQRFFSSFGNLSSPTAIVGNPKVRAHGKKVLTSFGEAVKNLDSIKRCFAQLSKLHCEKLHVDPESFRLIGNKENPNPDTS